A genomic window from Streptomyces sp. WMMC940 includes:
- a CDS encoding nucleotide sugar dehydrogenase — translation MPADLAVIGLGHLGLPLAQAAAAAGIGTIGYDPDPRPAAELAAGRPPVDGSLSASEIRRMLSGGFRPTTDATELGRVRTAVICAPTPLGPDRRLDLTAVGAAARALAARLRPHTTVLLGSPVEPGTTEGYLRPILEEGSGLRAGADFHLAYSPSRLDPGNRAHGQANTPQVIGGLTPACTESAATFYSRVSDKVVRARGLREAEAVKLLETNFRHVNIALVNEMAVLCHELGVDLWDVIRCAETKPFGFQAFRPGPGVGGHGLPVDTVGPHRSLRLVELAGQINERMPSYVVQRCATLLNEHGKSARAARILLLGITYRPDLADRQGSPAPEIAHRLMELGASVGYHDPYVTDWRVNDRPVPRADSLYEAAATADLTVLLQHHRTYDLQGLAVKAQIFLDTRGASPAGAAHRL, via the coding sequence ATGCCCGCAGATCTCGCCGTCATCGGACTCGGCCACCTCGGACTGCCCCTCGCCCAGGCCGCCGCGGCCGCGGGCATCGGGACCATCGGCTACGACCCCGATCCCCGCCCCGCCGCCGAACTCGCCGCGGGACGTCCGCCCGTGGACGGCTCCCTCAGCGCGTCGGAGATCCGCCGGATGCTCTCGGGGGGCTTCCGGCCCACCACCGACGCCACCGAGCTGGGCCGGGTGCGCACCGCCGTCATCTGTGCGCCGACCCCCCTCGGCCCGGACCGCAGGCTCGATCTCACGGCGGTCGGCGCGGCCGCCCGGGCGCTGGCCGCACGGCTGCGGCCGCACACCACCGTGCTCCTCGGGTCCCCGGTCGAACCCGGCACCACGGAGGGCTATCTGCGGCCGATCCTCGAGGAGGGCTCGGGGCTGCGCGCGGGCGCCGACTTCCATCTCGCGTACTCCCCCAGCCGGCTCGACCCCGGCAACCGCGCCCACGGCCAGGCCAACACCCCCCAGGTGATCGGCGGCCTGACACCCGCCTGCACCGAGTCGGCGGCGACCTTCTACAGCCGGGTCAGCGACAAGGTGGTCCGCGCCCGAGGACTGCGCGAGGCCGAAGCCGTCAAACTCCTGGAAACCAACTTCCGGCACGTCAACATCGCCCTGGTCAACGAGATGGCGGTGCTCTGCCACGAACTCGGCGTCGACCTGTGGGACGTCATCCGCTGCGCCGAGACCAAGCCGTTCGGGTTCCAGGCGTTCCGCCCCGGCCCCGGGGTGGGCGGACACGGCCTCCCCGTCGACACGGTCGGCCCCCACCGCTCGCTGCGGCTCGTGGAGCTCGCGGGCCAGATCAACGAACGCATGCCGAGTTACGTCGTCCAGCGTTGCGCGACCCTGCTGAACGAGCACGGCAAGTCGGCCCGCGCGGCCCGGATCCTCCTCCTCGGCATCACCTACAGGCCGGATCTCGCCGACCGGCAGGGCTCCCCCGCCCCGGAGATCGCGCATCGGCTGATGGAACTGGGCGCCTCGGTCGGCTACCACGACCCCTATGTGACCGACTGGCGGGTGAACGACCGTCCCGTACCCCGCGCCGACTCCCTGTACGAGGCCGCGGCCACCGCCGACCTCACCGTGCTGCTGCAGCACCACCGCACGTACGACCTGCAGGGACTGGCCGTCAAGGCACAGATCTTCCTGGACACCAGAGGGGCCTCCCCGGCGGGCGCGGCGCACCGTCTCTGA
- a CDS encoding GuaB3 family IMP dehydrogenase-related protein: MTEIEIGRGKRGRRAYAFDDIAVVPSRRTRDPKEVSIAWQIDAYRFELPFLAAPMDSVVSPQTAIRIGELGGLGVLNLEGLWTRYEDPQPLLDEIAELPAESATRRLQEIYAAPIKEELIGQRLKEVRDSGVVTAAALSPQRTAQFSKTVVDAGVDIFVIRGTTVSAEHVSGAAEPLNLKQFIYELDVPVIVGGCATYTAALHLMRTGAAGVLVGFGGGAAHTTRNVLGIQVPMATAVADVAAARRDYMDESGGRYVHVIADGGVGWSGDLPKAIACGADAVMMGSPLARATDAPGRGHHWGMEAVHEDVPRGKLVDLGIVGTTEEILTGPSHSPDGSMNLFGALRRAMATTGYSELKEFQRVEVTVADSQHKR; the protein is encoded by the coding sequence GTGACTGAGATCGAGATCGGGCGCGGCAAGCGCGGCCGCAGGGCGTACGCGTTCGACGACATCGCCGTCGTACCGAGCCGGCGCACCCGGGACCCGAAGGAGGTCTCGATCGCGTGGCAGATCGACGCCTACCGATTCGAGCTGCCGTTCCTGGCCGCCCCCATGGACTCCGTCGTCTCCCCGCAGACCGCGATCCGCATCGGTGAGCTGGGCGGACTGGGCGTGCTGAACCTCGAGGGCCTGTGGACCCGGTACGAGGACCCGCAGCCGCTGCTCGACGAGATCGCCGAGCTGCCCGCCGAGAGCGCGACCCGCCGTCTGCAGGAGATCTACGCCGCCCCGATCAAGGAGGAGCTGATCGGGCAGCGCCTGAAGGAGGTGCGTGACTCCGGCGTCGTCACGGCCGCCGCCCTGTCGCCCCAGCGCACCGCGCAGTTCTCCAAGACCGTCGTCGACGCGGGCGTGGACATCTTCGTCATCCGCGGCACGACCGTCTCGGCCGAGCACGTCTCGGGGGCGGCCGAGCCGCTGAACCTGAAGCAGTTCATCTACGAGCTCGACGTCCCGGTCATCGTCGGCGGCTGCGCCACGTACACGGCGGCGCTGCACCTGATGCGCACCGGCGCGGCGGGCGTCCTCGTCGGCTTCGGCGGTGGCGCGGCGCACACCACCCGCAATGTGCTGGGGATCCAGGTGCCCATGGCGACGGCCGTCGCGGACGTCGCCGCGGCCCGCCGCGACTACATGGACGAGTCCGGCGGCCGGTACGTCCACGTCATCGCCGACGGCGGTGTCGGCTGGTCAGGCGACCTCCCGAAGGCCATCGCCTGCGGCGCGGACGCCGTGATGATGGGCTCCCCGCTGGCCCGCGCGACGGACGCGCCCGGCCGGGGCCACCACTGGGGCATGGAGGCGGTCCACGAGGACGTGCCGCGCGGCAAGCTCGTCGACCTGGGCATCGTCGGTACGACGGAGGAGATCCTCACCGGTCCGTCGCACTCTCCCGACGGCTCGATGAACCTCTTCGGCGCCCTGCGGCGCGCCATGGCCACGACGGGCTACAGCGAGCTCAAGGAGTTCCAGCGCGTCGAGGTGACGGTCGCGGACTCCCAGCACAAGCGCTGA
- the guaB gene encoding IMP dehydrogenase, with product MTAYVDGVPEKFATLGLTYDDVLLLPGASDMAPDQIDASSLVSKNVRVNIPLLSAAMDKVTESRMAIAMARQGGVGVLHRNLSIADQANQVDLVKRSESGMVTDPITVHPDATLAEADAICAKFRISGVPVTDAAGKLLGIVTNRDMAFETDRSQQVRDVMTPMPLVTGKVGISGVDAMELLRRHKIEKLPLVDDAGILKGLITVKDFVKAEKYPNAAKDKDGRLIVGAAVGVAGDAFERAQALIEAGVDFIVVDTAHGHSKLVGDMVAKIKSNAPVDVIGGNVATRDGAQALIDAGVDGIKVGVGPGSICTTRVVAGIGVPQVTAIYEASLAAKEAGVPVIGDGGLQYSGDIAKALVAGADTVMLGSLLAGCEESPGELLFINGKQFKSYRGMGSLGAMQSRGDQRSFSKDRYFQEGVASDEKLVPEGIEGQVPYRGPLSAVVHQLVGGLRQSMFYVGGRTVPELQDRGRFVRITSAGLKESHPHDIQMTVEAPNYSRK from the coding sequence ATGACTGCATACGTCGACGGAGTGCCCGAGAAATTCGCGACACTCGGGCTGACCTACGACGACGTGCTGCTCCTGCCCGGCGCGTCCGACATGGCGCCCGACCAGATCGACGCCTCCTCGCTCGTCTCGAAGAACGTCCGGGTGAACATCCCGCTGCTGTCCGCAGCCATGGACAAGGTCACCGAGTCCCGGATGGCCATCGCCATGGCCCGCCAGGGCGGCGTCGGCGTGCTGCACCGCAACCTCTCCATCGCCGACCAGGCCAACCAGGTCGACCTGGTGAAGCGCTCCGAGTCCGGCATGGTCACCGACCCGATCACGGTGCACCCGGACGCGACGCTCGCCGAGGCGGACGCGATCTGCGCCAAGTTCCGCATCAGTGGCGTTCCCGTCACCGACGCGGCCGGCAAGCTGCTGGGCATCGTCACCAACCGCGACATGGCCTTCGAGACGGACCGCTCCCAGCAGGTGCGCGACGTCATGACCCCGATGCCGCTGGTGACCGGCAAGGTCGGAATCTCCGGCGTCGACGCCATGGAACTGCTGCGCCGCCACAAGATCGAGAAGCTTCCGCTGGTCGACGACGCGGGCATCCTCAAGGGCCTCATCACCGTCAAGGACTTCGTCAAGGCCGAGAAGTACCCGAACGCCGCGAAGGACAAGGACGGCCGGCTCATCGTCGGCGCCGCCGTCGGTGTCGCCGGCGACGCCTTCGAACGCGCCCAGGCCCTCATCGAGGCCGGTGTCGACTTCATCGTCGTCGACACCGCCCACGGCCACTCCAAGCTGGTCGGCGACATGGTCGCCAAGATCAAGTCCAACGCCCCCGTCGACGTCATCGGCGGCAATGTCGCGACCCGCGACGGCGCCCAGGCGCTCATCGACGCCGGCGTGGACGGCATCAAGGTCGGCGTCGGCCCCGGGTCCATCTGCACGACCCGCGTCGTCGCCGGCATCGGCGTCCCGCAGGTCACCGCGATCTACGAGGCGTCGCTGGCAGCCAAGGAGGCGGGCGTCCCGGTCATCGGCGACGGCGGCCTCCAGTACAGCGGCGACATCGCCAAGGCCCTGGTCGCCGGTGCCGACACGGTGATGCTCGGCTCGCTGCTCGCCGGCTGCGAGGAGTCCCCGGGCGAGCTGCTCTTCATCAACGGCAAGCAGTTCAAGTCGTACCGCGGCATGGGCTCGCTCGGCGCGATGCAGTCCCGCGGTGACCAGCGCTCCTTCTCGAAGGACCGCTACTTCCAGGAGGGCGTCGCCTCCGACGAGAAGCTCGTCCCCGAGGGCATCGAGGGCCAGGTGCCCTATCGCGGCCCGCTCTCGGCGGTCGTCCACCAGCTCGTGGGCGGTCTGCGCCAGTCGATGTTCTACGTCGGCGGCCGCACGGTCCCGGAGCTGCAGGACCGGGGCCGGTTCGTCAGGATCACCTCGGCGGGTCTCAAGGAGAGCCACCCGCACGACATCCAGATGACGGTCGAGGCGCCGAACTACAGCAGGAAGTAG